In Arthrobacter sp. SLBN-112, a genomic segment contains:
- the paaD gene encoding 1,2-phenylacetyl-CoA epoxidase subunit PaaD, producing MYISDFETRTRTPQQRAWDIAATVVDPEIPVLSIADLGILRKVDVGTDGSVTVTITPTYSGCPAMDAIRDDLQAVFKKEGYQETKVDLVLAPAWTTDWMTEAGKQKLQEYGIAPPTGNSKAGGHTGAIRLKMAVKCPQCNSLNTKELTRFGSTSCKALYVCQDCQEPFDYFKVL from the coding sequence ATGTACATCTCGGACTTCGAAACCCGCACCCGGACCCCGCAGCAACGCGCGTGGGACATCGCCGCCACGGTGGTGGATCCGGAGATCCCGGTGCTCTCCATCGCGGACCTGGGGATTTTGCGGAAGGTCGACGTCGGCACAGACGGAAGCGTCACGGTCACCATCACGCCCACGTACTCGGGCTGCCCGGCCATGGACGCCATCCGCGATGACCTCCAGGCCGTCTTCAAAAAGGAGGGCTACCAGGAAACGAAAGTGGACCTGGTCCTGGCCCCGGCGTGGACCACGGACTGGATGACCGAGGCCGGCAAGCAGAAGCTGCAGGAGTACGGCATCGCCCCGCCCACCGGGAACTCCAAGGCCGGCGGCCACACCGGTGCAATCAGGCTAAAAATGGCCGTGAAGTGCCCGCAGTGCAACAGCCTGAACACCAAGGAACTCACCCGCTTCGGTTCCACGTCCTGCAAGGCGCTGTATGTGTGCCAGGACTGCCAGGAACCGTTCGACTACTTCAAAGTCCTGTAA
- a CDS encoding LacI family DNA-binding transcriptional regulator, protein MERALPAAIVTLKDVAAASGVSISTASRALDERTTSRSAAAAHVRKIAEELGYRRNSFASSLRRGETRTLGVLVPRLSDTVMALMFEELEKAASSRGYFAMVATSGDDPDDERRAAETLLDRNVDGLILATARLDDELPRLLRERRVAHALVLRTDGISPSALGDDEVGGYLAVRHLIDLGHRDIAVVTGPAFTSTGTARLEGARRALGEAGIAPRDEWLIAAGYGIENGYTAGETLLGKAPGDRPTAIFAANDNIAMGVMAAAHRHGIAIPEDLALVGYNDIPLSSRLPTPLSSVRVPLAQIAATAIDLIVNPAAEPRIRRSMPTLIPRQSSGAPVKFAGTPGR, encoded by the coding sequence ATGGAACGGGCCTTACCCGCTGCGATCGTCACCCTGAAGGACGTCGCAGCTGCCAGTGGCGTCAGCATCTCCACGGCCAGCCGTGCCCTGGACGAACGCACCACGTCCCGTTCAGCGGCCGCAGCACACGTCCGTAAGATCGCCGAGGAGCTCGGCTATCGGCGGAACTCCTTCGCCTCAAGTCTTCGCCGCGGCGAGACCAGGACGTTGGGTGTCCTGGTCCCCCGCCTGAGTGACACCGTCATGGCCCTGATGTTCGAGGAACTTGAAAAGGCCGCGTCTTCCCGCGGCTACTTCGCCATGGTCGCCACCAGCGGCGACGATCCCGACGATGAACGCCGGGCAGCCGAAACACTGCTGGACAGAAACGTCGACGGGTTGATTCTCGCCACGGCACGCCTCGATGACGAACTACCCCGGCTGCTGCGCGAGCGCCGGGTAGCGCATGCCCTGGTGCTCCGGACTGACGGCATCAGCCCCTCCGCCCTCGGAGACGACGAAGTGGGTGGCTACCTCGCCGTACGCCACCTCATCGACCTGGGCCACCGGGACATCGCCGTTGTTACCGGCCCCGCTTTCACATCCACCGGAACCGCGCGCCTCGAGGGTGCCCGCAGGGCGCTTGGCGAGGCGGGAATCGCACCGCGCGACGAGTGGCTGATAGCCGCCGGTTACGGCATCGAAAACGGATACACGGCCGGCGAGACACTTCTCGGGAAGGCCCCGGGCGATCGCCCCACAGCAATCTTCGCCGCCAATGACAACATCGCCATGGGCGTCATGGCGGCAGCGCACCGGCACGGCATCGCCATCCCTGAAGATCTCGCCCTGGTCGGATACAACGACATTCCGCTTTCGTCCCGCCTTCCCACGCCCCTGAGTTCCGTACGAGTACCCCTCGCCCAGATCGCCGCCACGGCGATCGACCTCATCGTCAATCCGGCCGCGGAGCCCCGCATCCGCCGGTCCATGCCCACCCTCATTCCACGACAATCCAGCGGGGCTCCCGTGAAGTTCGCCGGTACGCCGGGCCGTTAA
- the paaC gene encoding 1,2-phenylacetyl-CoA epoxidase subunit PaaC gives MSTPETKAETTGHGEISTGVAGGDSNASATRITPGNALRPEDIALEVKTGLVKPTEDTAEYALRLGDDALILAQRLGHWISRAPELEEDIALGNIALDQLGHARSFLTYAGAGMPKEDGTATSEDELAYFRREHEFRSVQLFEQPNGDFAATIARQFVVSYYQYELYRRLTESTDATLAAVAAKAVKEVDYHRDHSSQWVLRLAGGTEESRTRMIHGLRLMWPYVNELFQDDDLTQRLAQAGAAVAPSSLREDFDRLTTAVLTEAELEVPDVPAAPGGGRYGKHSEHLGYLLAEMQVLAREHPGASW, from the coding sequence GTGAGCACCCCCGAAACCAAGGCAGAAACCACAGGCCACGGCGAAATCTCCACCGGCGTCGCAGGCGGCGACTCCAACGCATCTGCTACACGCATCACCCCCGGCAACGCCCTCCGCCCGGAGGACATCGCCCTCGAGGTCAAAACCGGCCTGGTGAAGCCGACAGAAGACACCGCCGAATACGCCCTGCGCCTCGGCGACGACGCCCTGATCCTCGCCCAGCGCCTGGGCCACTGGATCTCGCGTGCACCGGAGCTGGAGGAGGACATCGCCCTGGGCAACATCGCCCTGGACCAGCTGGGCCACGCCCGCAGCTTCCTCACCTACGCCGGCGCCGGCATGCCCAAGGAGGACGGCACGGCCACATCAGAGGATGAGCTGGCCTACTTCCGCCGCGAGCACGAGTTCCGTTCCGTCCAGCTGTTCGAACAGCCCAACGGGGACTTCGCGGCCACCATCGCCCGCCAGTTCGTGGTGAGCTACTACCAGTACGAGCTCTACCGCCGCCTCACCGAATCCACGGACGCCACCCTGGCAGCCGTCGCCGCCAAGGCCGTGAAGGAAGTGGATTACCACCGCGACCACAGCAGCCAGTGGGTCCTGCGCCTGGCCGGCGGCACCGAGGAGTCCCGCACACGCATGATCCATGGCCTGCGGCTCATGTGGCCGTACGTCAACGAACTGTTCCAGGATGATGACCTGACGCAGCGGCTCGCCCAGGCGGGTGCCGCCGTCGCGCCTTCCAGCCTGAGGGAAGACTTTGACCGCCTGACCACCGCCGTCCTCACCGAAGCCGAGCTGGAGGTCCCGGACGTGCCCGCAGCGCCGGGCGGCGGCCGGTACGGCAAGCATTCGGAGCACCTGGGCTACCTCCTCGCGGAGATGCAGGTCCTGGCCCGCGAGCATCCCGGCGCGAGCTGGTGA
- the paaE gene encoding 1,2-phenylacetyl-CoA epoxidase subunit PaaE: MPVVRQTAAEEAEVTGRRRPSFHTLTVQEVRRLTEDAIEVSFHVPAELAGKFDYLPGQYVALRTTLPDENGEPKEIRRSYSICAEPRSFEDGSSEIRVAVKKDLGGLFSTWANAELKAGDTLDVMSPMGAFVSKHGRDGVAVEQNVMNSMNHPEELAGEAGNFVAIAAGSGITPVIAIARTLLAANPETRFDLIYANKAAMDVMFLEELADLKDKYPQRLAIHHVLSREQRIAPLLSGRIDAEKLQQLLGTALHADDVDEWFLCGPFELVQLCRDTLAERGVKPENVRFELFTSGKPDRPEGQAGRPVVVDESKETYKITFKLDGLQGEVASPTHARESILNAALRVRPDVPFACAGGVCGTCRAKVVTGSVTMDENYALEQDELDKGYVLTCQSHPTSKEVTVDFDV; this comes from the coding sequence ATGCCTGTTGTCCGCCAGACCGCCGCCGAAGAGGCTGAGGTGACCGGCCGCCGTCGTCCGTCCTTCCATACCCTCACCGTGCAGGAGGTGCGCCGGCTGACCGAGGACGCCATCGAGGTCAGCTTCCACGTCCCCGCGGAGCTGGCCGGCAAGTTCGACTACCTGCCCGGCCAGTACGTGGCCCTGCGCACCACGCTGCCGGATGAGAACGGCGAGCCGAAGGAGATCCGCCGCAGCTACTCCATCTGCGCTGAGCCGCGCAGCTTCGAGGACGGCAGCAGCGAGATCCGGGTGGCCGTGAAGAAGGACCTGGGCGGGCTGTTTTCCACGTGGGCCAATGCCGAACTGAAGGCCGGGGACACCCTGGACGTGATGAGCCCCATGGGCGCGTTCGTGTCCAAGCACGGCCGCGACGGTGTGGCCGTGGAGCAGAATGTCATGAACTCGATGAACCACCCGGAGGAGCTGGCGGGGGAGGCGGGGAACTTCGTGGCCATTGCCGCCGGGTCCGGCATCACCCCGGTGATCGCGATCGCCCGGACGCTGCTGGCCGCCAACCCGGAGACCCGGTTCGACCTGATCTACGCCAACAAGGCCGCCATGGACGTGATGTTCCTGGAGGAGCTGGCGGACCTGAAGGACAAGTACCCGCAGCGGCTGGCCATCCACCACGTGCTCTCCCGGGAGCAGCGGATCGCGCCGCTGTTGAGCGGCCGGATCGATGCGGAGAAGCTGCAGCAGCTGCTGGGCACCGCCCTGCACGCGGACGATGTGGACGAGTGGTTCCTGTGCGGGCCGTTCGAGCTGGTGCAGCTGTGCCGGGACACCCTGGCCGAGCGCGGGGTGAAGCCGGAGAACGTGCGGTTCGAGCTGTTTACGTCGGGCAAGCCGGACCGCCCGGAGGGGCAGGCCGGCCGTCCCGTGGTGGTGGACGAGTCCAAGGAGACGTACAAGATCACGTTCAAGCTGGACGGCCTGCAGGGCGAGGTGGCCAGCCCCACGCACGCCCGCGAGTCGATCCTGAACGCGGCGCTGCGGGTGCGCCCGGACGTGCCGTTCGCGTGCGCCGGGGGAGTGTGCGGCACCTGCCGGGCCAAGGTGGTCACCGGCAGCGTGACCATGGACGAGAACTACGCGCTGGAGCAGGACGAGCTGGACAAGGGCTACGTCCTCACCTGCCAAAGCCACCCCACCAGCAAGGAAGTCACGGTCGACTTCGACGTGTAA
- the paaA gene encoding 1,2-phenylacetyl-CoA epoxidase subunit PaaA — MAAQNLQSVPAELTQEADAAGEAHFDRIIAEDSRIEPRDWMPAAYRKTLLRQISQHAHSEIIGMQPEANWISRAPSLKRKAILMAKVQDEAGHGLYLYSAAETLGQNRDKMMDDLIAGKARYSSIFNYPALTWADMGAIGWLVDGAAICNQVPLCRASYGPYGRAMVRICKEESFHQRQGFEILLELSNGTPAQKQMAQDAVNRWYAPALMMFGPPDDDSPNSKQSMAWNIKRFSNDELRSRFVGMMVEQVRVLGLTLPDDQVRFNEDTKKWEHGPLDWHEFQEVLAGRGPCNAQRLERRRAAHDDGAWVREAAAAYAAKQSAKQQKEYAA; from the coding sequence ATGGCAGCGCAGAACTTGCAGTCAGTGCCGGCTGAGCTAACCCAAGAAGCGGACGCCGCGGGGGAGGCCCACTTCGACCGCATCATCGCCGAGGACTCCCGGATCGAGCCCCGCGACTGGATGCCGGCCGCGTACCGCAAGACCCTCCTGCGCCAGATCTCCCAGCACGCCCACTCCGAGATCATCGGCATGCAGCCGGAGGCCAACTGGATCTCCCGCGCCCCCAGCCTGAAGCGCAAGGCAATCCTCATGGCCAAGGTCCAGGACGAGGCCGGCCACGGGCTCTACCTCTACAGCGCCGCCGAGACCCTGGGCCAAAACCGGGACAAGATGATGGACGACCTCATCGCCGGCAAGGCCCGCTACTCCAGCATCTTCAACTACCCGGCGCTGACCTGGGCGGACATGGGCGCCATCGGCTGGCTGGTGGACGGCGCAGCCATCTGCAACCAGGTCCCGCTCTGCCGCGCCTCGTACGGCCCCTACGGCCGCGCCATGGTCCGCATCTGCAAGGAAGAGTCCTTCCACCAGCGCCAGGGTTTCGAGATCCTCCTTGAACTCTCCAACGGCACGCCTGCGCAGAAGCAGATGGCCCAGGACGCCGTGAACCGCTGGTACGCCCCCGCCCTGATGATGTTCGGCCCGCCGGACGACGATTCCCCCAACTCCAAGCAGTCCATGGCCTGGAACATCAAGCGCTTCAGCAATGACGAGCTCCGCAGCCGCTTCGTGGGCATGATGGTGGAGCAGGTCCGGGTCCTGGGCCTCACCCTCCCCGATGACCAGGTCCGCTTCAACGAGGACACCAAGAAGTGGGAGCACGGCCCCCTGGACTGGCACGAGTTCCAGGAAGTCCTGGCCGGCCGCGGTCCTTGCAACGCCCAGCGTCTCGAGCGCCGGAGGGCAGCGCACGACGACGGCGCCTGGGTCCGAGAGGCAGCGGCGGCTTACGCAGCAAAACAGTCAGCAAAGCAGCAGAAGGAATACGCAGCATGA
- a CDS encoding LPXTG cell wall anchor domain-containing protein — protein sequence MKKTLAALALAGSIALIGSAPAMAATYPALPPQAAVSDGTVGPGETFVFRGQGFLAGERLIIRVTPGQAPASNGANIAGSRAVAARINVVAEAQTLTTTADAQGAFSLPIAINEAGTYSLTATGETSGVTVGPVTVTVAASLANTGGGAPLANTGGLANTGADSGLILWTLVGAGALAAGATSVVVVRRRAKAEVSA from the coding sequence ATGAAGAAAACACTCGCTGCTCTCGCACTTGCGGGGTCAATCGCACTCATCGGTTCCGCGCCTGCCATGGCCGCAACCTACCCGGCACTTCCGCCGCAGGCAGCCGTATCCGACGGAACCGTTGGACCGGGTGAAACCTTCGTGTTCCGCGGCCAGGGCTTCCTCGCCGGTGAACGGCTCATCATCCGCGTTACGCCCGGCCAGGCTCCGGCCTCCAACGGCGCAAACATCGCCGGCAGCCGGGCGGTTGCCGCTCGCATCAATGTTGTGGCCGAGGCGCAAACCCTGACCACCACGGCGGACGCTCAAGGCGCATTCTCCCTGCCGATCGCCATCAACGAGGCCGGCACCTACTCCCTGACTGCAACAGGGGAAACCTCGGGTGTGACCGTTGGCCCCGTCACGGTCACCGTGGCTGCCTCGCTGGCCAACACCGGTGGGGGCGCTCCGCTGGCCAACACGGGCGGCCTGGCCAACACCGGCGCCGACTCCGGCCTGATCCTGTGGACCCTGGTGGGCGCAGGCGCACTGGCCGCCGGCGCAACCTCCGTTGTGGTGGTTCGCCGCCGCGCCAAGGCTGAGGTTTCCGCCTAA
- a CDS encoding enoyl-CoA hydratase/isomerase family protein has translation MISLSISNGIAEVVLDAPHKLNSLDEQALRDLTQAYDDAAAAAFRGEVRALLLRGEGRAFCAGRDIAGVTPESDDAAAYLGGLVEPLLKKMAAFPAPTFAAAQGACLGVGLGLLLATDVVYVAENAKFGSPFAKLGATLDSGGHWYFTERLGMHRTLDLIYTADLISGAEAVTQGMFSRALPAAELLDSTRAIVERVAAGATGAFVASKELVAHIRDQRLGLWQAMQEENEEQARLCKTDDYAEGFRAFQEKREPKFGGD, from the coding sequence ATGATTTCCCTTTCCATCAGCAACGGCATCGCCGAGGTTGTCCTGGACGCCCCGCACAAGCTGAACTCACTGGATGAGCAGGCGCTGCGGGATTTAACCCAGGCGTACGACGACGCTGCTGCCGCCGCCTTCCGCGGTGAGGTGCGGGCGCTGCTGCTAAGGGGAGAGGGCCGGGCCTTTTGCGCGGGCCGGGACATCGCCGGGGTCACCCCGGAGAGCGACGACGCCGCCGCGTACCTGGGCGGCCTGGTGGAGCCGTTGCTGAAGAAGATGGCTGCGTTCCCGGCGCCGACGTTCGCTGCGGCCCAGGGTGCCTGCCTGGGCGTGGGGCTGGGGCTGCTGCTGGCCACGGACGTGGTGTACGTGGCGGAGAACGCCAAGTTCGGCTCGCCGTTCGCCAAGCTGGGCGCCACGCTGGACTCGGGCGGGCACTGGTACTTCACGGAGCGGCTGGGCATGCACCGGACGCTGGACCTGATCTACACGGCGGACCTGATCTCGGGCGCCGAGGCCGTGACGCAGGGAATGTTCAGCCGCGCCTTGCCGGCGGCCGAGCTGCTGGATTCCACGCGGGCGATTGTGGAGCGGGTGGCAGCCGGCGCCACGGGTGCGTTCGTTGCGTCGAAGGAGCTGGTGGCGCACATCCGCGATCAGCGGCTGGGCCTCTGGCAGGCCATGCAGGAGGAGAACGAGGAGCAGGCACGCCTCTGCAAGACCGACGATTACGCAGAGGGATTCCGGGCATTCCAGGAGAAACGCGAGCCAAAATTCGGTGGCGATTGA
- a CDS encoding dihydrodipicolinate synthase family protein: MTLDLRGLSPAPVTPFTEDGAVDFAAIQRLGSWLGSIEGVKSLVVLGHAGEGTFLTEEEQLDVIRAFVASTDGRVPVVAGITKEGNKTAALEAKKAVEAGASAGLVYPSHGWLRFGYQKGAPQSRYQEIYEESGLPLILFQYPDNTKATYDLDTQLEIAGQEGVFATKNGVRNMRRWYTEIPALRAAYPELQVLSCHDEYLLPTMFDVDGLLVGYGNIAPELLVELIEAGKAQDYKRAHAIHERLLPVTKNVYHRGSHMEGTVALKWGLVNRGILEHATVRTPLLPLPEGAETEIAEAFAAANIGKVTATV, encoded by the coding sequence ATGACACTCGATCTCCGCGGACTCAGCCCCGCACCTGTCACCCCGTTCACCGAAGATGGCGCTGTCGACTTCGCTGCGATCCAGCGTCTGGGTTCGTGGCTCGGATCGATTGAGGGCGTGAAGAGCCTCGTGGTCTTGGGGCACGCCGGCGAAGGCACGTTCCTTACTGAAGAGGAGCAGCTGGACGTCATCCGCGCGTTCGTGGCGTCGACCGACGGCCGTGTACCGGTGGTGGCGGGTATCACGAAGGAGGGCAACAAGACCGCGGCCCTCGAGGCCAAGAAGGCCGTCGAGGCCGGCGCGTCAGCTGGTCTGGTCTACCCCTCGCACGGGTGGCTGCGCTTCGGATACCAGAAGGGCGCCCCGCAGTCGCGCTACCAGGAGATCTATGAAGAGTCCGGCCTGCCGCTGATTCTCTTCCAGTACCCCGACAACACCAAGGCCACCTACGACCTCGACACTCAGCTCGAGATCGCCGGCCAGGAGGGCGTCTTTGCGACGAAGAACGGTGTCCGGAACATGCGCCGGTGGTACACCGAGATCCCCGCGCTGCGCGCCGCGTACCCCGAGCTGCAGGTGCTGTCCTGCCATGACGAGTACCTGCTGCCGACCATGTTCGACGTCGACGGTCTGCTCGTCGGCTACGGCAACATCGCCCCCGAACTGCTCGTCGAACTGATCGAGGCCGGCAAGGCGCAGGACTACAAGCGTGCCCACGCAATTCATGAGCGCCTGCTGCCGGTGACCAAGAACGTTTACCACCGCGGCTCCCACATGGAGGGCACCGTCGCCTTGAAGTGGGGCCTGGTGAACCGCGGCATCCTTGAGCACGCCACCGTGCGCACCCCGCTCCTGCCCTTGCCGGAAGGCGCCGAGACCGAAATTGCGGAAGCCTTCGCGGCCGCAAACATCGGCAAGGTCACCGCCACTGTCTGA
- the galU gene encoding UTP--glucose-1-phosphate uridylyltransferase GalU, giving the protein MTMGRAITKAVIPAAGLGTRFLPATKAMPKEMLPVVDRPAIQYVVEEAVGAGLTDLLMITGRNKRALEDHFDREPGLEAALEAKGDKDKLGMVEYASNLGPIHYVRQGEAKGLGHAVLCAQQHVGDEPFAVLLGDDLIDEAENLLSTMMEVQQKTGGSVIALIEVDPSQISAYGCADISVVEGEDYVRVNSLVEKPAVGEAPSNLAVIGRYVLHHSVFGVLENTAPGRGNEIQLTDALQTLAAGEGEGSGVYGVVFKGRRYDTGDKLSYLKAVITLASERVEFGEDLKTWMKGFVG; this is encoded by the coding sequence ATGACTATGGGGAGAGCTATCACCAAAGCCGTCATTCCTGCTGCCGGATTGGGAACTCGATTCCTGCCCGCCACCAAGGCAATGCCGAAGGAAATGTTGCCCGTTGTAGACCGCCCGGCCATCCAGTACGTCGTCGAGGAAGCGGTGGGTGCCGGCCTTACCGATCTTCTGATGATCACGGGCCGCAACAAGCGCGCCCTGGAGGACCACTTTGACCGCGAGCCCGGCCTGGAGGCTGCGCTGGAGGCCAAGGGGGACAAAGACAAGCTGGGCATGGTGGAGTACGCCTCCAACCTTGGCCCCATCCACTACGTCCGCCAGGGTGAGGCCAAGGGCCTGGGCCACGCTGTGCTCTGCGCCCAGCAGCACGTGGGAGACGAGCCCTTCGCGGTGCTCCTGGGTGACGACCTCATCGATGAGGCCGAGAACCTGCTGAGCACCATGATGGAGGTGCAGCAGAAGACCGGCGGTTCGGTCATCGCGCTGATCGAGGTGGATCCGTCGCAGATCAGTGCCTACGGCTGCGCGGACATCTCGGTTGTTGAGGGCGAGGACTATGTCCGCGTCAACAGCCTGGTGGAGAAGCCGGCCGTCGGCGAGGCACCGTCCAACCTGGCCGTGATTGGCCGCTACGTGCTGCACCACTCGGTGTTCGGAGTCCTGGAGAACACCGCCCCCGGCCGCGGCAACGAGATCCAGCTGACCGACGCCCTGCAGACCCTCGCAGCGGGCGAGGGCGAAGGCTCCGGTGTGTACGGCGTGGTCTTCAAGGGCCGCCGCTATGACACCGGCGACAAGCTGAGCTACCTCAAGGCCGTCATCACGCTCGCTTCCGAGCGCGTGGAGTTCGGCGAGGACCTGAAGACCTGGATGAAGGGCTTCGTCGGGTAG
- the paaB gene encoding 1,2-phenylacetyl-CoA epoxidase subunit PaaB → MSPHGNPDAPASAATEINREAPKASSAPAETHDRGAWGLWEVFVRSSRGLSHVHAGSLHAPDAAMALRNARDLYTRRNEGVSIWVVPADAIAASDPDSKGSFFESPQGKDYRHATYYTKSEGVKHL, encoded by the coding sequence ATGAGCCCCCACGGAAACCCGGACGCCCCCGCCAGCGCCGCCACTGAAATCAACCGCGAAGCCCCGAAAGCCTCGTCGGCCCCGGCCGAAACCCACGACCGCGGAGCCTGGGGCCTCTGGGAGGTCTTCGTCCGGTCCAGCCGCGGCCTGAGCCACGTGCATGCCGGGTCCCTGCACGCGCCGGACGCCGCCATGGCCCTCCGGAACGCCCGCGACCTCTACACCCGCCGGAACGAGGGCGTCTCCATCTGGGTGGTCCCGGCCGACGCCATCGCGGCCAGCGACCCCGATTCCAAGGGCTCCTTCTTCGAGTCCCCGCAGGGCAAGGACTACCGGCACGCCACGTATTACACCAAGAGCGAAGGGGTGAAGCACCTGTGA
- a CDS encoding MFS transporter translates to MREPNNTTTMAGGPNAARMNAELVARLERLPLTRRLTLIRVVIGSATFFDAYTVLAIAFAMPQLSTEWHLTAGEIGMILSAGYVGQIFGSLFFGHLAERIGRMPVLLITILLFVSMDVACLFAWGATSMIVFRFIQGIGTGGEVPVASAYINEFVGAKKRGRFFLLYEVIFPVGLMFAGIAGYFLVPVVGWKAMFIVGIVPALLTIPMRWLMPESPRWLASRGHVNKADMVVTMLENEARKAGHALSEPVVRPVDPKATARTDWRELFSGIYKKRTLMIWMLWICVYMVNNGLITWLPTLYKQAFNLPLQTSLAYGWVTSAVGVVASILCALLIDRVGRKRWYSVAFLAATVPLVILTALGAVSATQVVVFASIAYAILQTISFSLYLYSAELYPTRLRAIGTGFGSAWLRAGSAIGPILVGWIVDNYGISLVFTVFAAVALIGGLITIFFAIETKGRVLEELSP, encoded by the coding sequence ATGCGCGAGCCGAACAACACCACAACCATGGCCGGCGGCCCCAACGCCGCCAGGATGAACGCAGAGCTCGTAGCCCGACTCGAACGGCTCCCGCTCACCCGACGGCTGACCCTGATCCGCGTGGTCATCGGATCAGCCACGTTCTTCGACGCTTACACGGTCCTGGCCATCGCCTTCGCGATGCCCCAACTGTCCACCGAATGGCACCTTACGGCCGGGGAAATTGGGATGATCCTCTCCGCCGGCTACGTAGGCCAGATCTTTGGCTCCCTGTTCTTCGGACACCTTGCAGAGAGAATCGGCCGCATGCCGGTCCTGCTCATCACCATCCTGCTCTTCGTCTCCATGGATGTCGCTTGCCTCTTCGCCTGGGGCGCCACCTCGATGATCGTCTTCCGCTTCATCCAAGGCATAGGCACCGGCGGCGAAGTCCCCGTCGCCAGCGCCTACATCAACGAATTCGTCGGCGCGAAAAAGCGCGGCAGGTTCTTCCTTCTCTATGAAGTCATCTTCCCCGTCGGCCTGATGTTCGCCGGCATCGCAGGCTACTTCCTGGTCCCGGTCGTCGGCTGGAAAGCCATGTTCATCGTCGGCATCGTCCCCGCCCTGCTCACCATCCCCATGCGCTGGCTGATGCCCGAATCCCCGCGCTGGCTCGCCTCCCGGGGACACGTCAACAAGGCTGACATGGTGGTCACCATGCTGGAGAATGAAGCCCGCAAAGCAGGCCACGCCCTTTCCGAGCCCGTCGTGCGTCCCGTGGATCCGAAGGCCACCGCACGGACCGACTGGCGTGAACTGTTCTCAGGCATCTACAAGAAGCGCACCCTGATGATCTGGATGCTTTGGATCTGCGTGTACATGGTCAACAACGGCCTCATCACCTGGCTCCCAACGCTCTACAAGCAAGCGTTCAACCTGCCCCTGCAAACCAGCCTCGCCTACGGCTGGGTGACATCAGCTGTTGGAGTTGTCGCGTCCATCCTCTGCGCACTGCTCATCGACAGGGTGGGCCGTAAGCGCTGGTACAGCGTCGCCTTCCTGGCCGCGACCGTCCCGCTGGTCATCCTTACCGCCCTCGGAGCCGTATCCGCGACGCAGGTGGTGGTGTTCGCCAGCATCGCCTACGCCATCCTGCAGACGATCTCCTTCTCGCTGTACCTCTACTCGGCCGAGCTCTACCCGACCCGGCTCCGTGCCATCGGCACAGGATTCGGGAGTGCCTGGCTCCGCGCCGGCTCCGCGATCGGGCCTATCCTGGTCGGCTGGATCGTGGACAACTACGGCATCAGCCTGGTCTTCACCGTCTTCGCAGCCGTCGCCCTCATCGGCGGCCTCATCACCATCTTCTTCGCTATCGAAACCAAGGGCCGGGTGCTTGAGGAGCTCTCCCCCTGA
- a CDS encoding VanZ family protein, with protein MVVPLALVAFWPTPVDQPVSGQLATMLNFLHHHGIPRWFNYDFVERSANIALFVPVGFVAGLAFPNKQWWQIGAFGMLVSGCIELGQLLFLHSRFASPSDVMTNTSGAVIGALVAVLATQKGRPAALRQRASLKQ; from the coding sequence ATGGTGGTTCCCTTGGCCCTCGTCGCCTTCTGGCCAACCCCCGTGGACCAACCCGTCTCCGGACAGCTCGCCACGATGTTGAATTTCCTCCACCACCACGGCATTCCCCGCTGGTTTAACTACGACTTCGTGGAAAGATCCGCCAACATCGCCCTTTTCGTCCCCGTGGGATTTGTGGCGGGCTTGGCATTTCCCAACAAACAATGGTGGCAAATCGGCGCCTTCGGAATGCTCGTTTCCGGTTGTATCGAACTGGGGCAGCTTCTATTTCTTCACAGCCGCTTTGCAAGCCCGTCAGATGTCATGACGAATACGTCAGGGGCTGTCATCGGCGCCCTTGTGGCTGTCTTGGCCACGCAAAAAGGGAGGCCCGCCGCCTTACGGCAACGAGCCTCCCTAAAGCAGTAG